One Halobacterium sp. DL1 DNA window includes the following coding sequences:
- a CDS encoding homoserine kinase, whose amino-acid sequence MITVRAPATSANLGSGFDVFGVALDRPADVVRVERAAETTIEVTGMGAQYVPEDPKKNTAGVVAEALDAPAHIHIDKGVRPSSGLGSSASSAAGAAVALDALYDRQHTPEELVRIAAEGEAAASGDAHADNVAPAILGGFTVVRDDGIEQVDADVPLVVCLPEIVVSTRDARDVVPQSASIEDLVETVGAAATLTVGMCHDDPAQVGRGLEEHLVTPARAALVDGYDAACEAARNAGATGVTISGAGPAVLAVCRTGDRRRVASALVEGFESAGVDATSYPTAIGNGTTIL is encoded by the coding sequence ATGATTACCGTCCGCGCGCCGGCGACGAGCGCCAACCTCGGCAGCGGGTTCGACGTGTTCGGGGTGGCCCTCGACCGGCCGGCGGACGTCGTTCGCGTCGAGCGCGCCGCCGAGACGACCATCGAAGTGACGGGGATGGGCGCCCAGTACGTCCCCGAGGACCCGAAGAAGAACACCGCAGGCGTCGTCGCGGAGGCTCTCGACGCGCCCGCCCACATCCACATCGACAAGGGCGTCCGGCCGTCCTCAGGGCTCGGTTCGTCGGCGTCGAGCGCCGCCGGGGCAGCCGTCGCCCTCGACGCGCTGTACGACCGCCAGCACACACCCGAGGAGCTCGTCCGTATCGCCGCCGAGGGGGAGGCCGCCGCCTCGGGAGACGCCCACGCGGACAACGTCGCGCCAGCCATCCTCGGCGGGTTCACGGTGGTCCGTGACGACGGCATTGAGCAGGTCGACGCGGACGTCCCGCTGGTCGTCTGCCTCCCGGAGATCGTGGTCTCGACGCGCGACGCACGCGACGTCGTCCCGCAGTCCGCATCCATCGAGGACCTCGTAGAGACGGTTGGAGCCGCGGCGACGCTCACAGTCGGGATGTGTCACGACGACCCGGCGCAGGTCGGTCGTGGCCTCGAAGAGCACCTCGTGACGCCCGCTCGGGCGGCACTCGTCGACGGCTACGACGCCGCCTGCGAGGCCGCGCGCAACGCTGGCGCGACGGGCGTCACCATCAGCGGCGCCGGTCCCGCCGTCCTCGCGGTCTGCCGGACGGGCGACCGCCGGCGCGTCGCCAGCGCGCTCGTCGAGGGGTTCGAGAGCGCCGGCGTCGACGCCACGTCCTACCCCACCGCAATCGGGAACGGGACGACTATTCTGTAG
- a CDS encoding protoporphyrinogen oxidase yields MIAIVGGGIAGLAAARRLQSHGHEARVFEAADQVGGLAATQETAGDPIEKFYHHLSASEETIVEVLEELGLGDDLRWPIGKNAYYVDGTVHPMDKPWEILAFPHWSLYDKFRLGMLTLDVDVRGGVPKFDTYERLEDFEDVSVREFCIEHTTRNVYDTFFEPLLEAKFGERMGDVSAAWLLGRIKFRGERDLLRGEPLGYLDGGFGRLLDALVEDVGREHIETGARVTEIWNDEDGVESVTVQRDGDAPKRVDADAVVVAAMPNVLESLTGYECDITFQGTVCSLVSMDRQLTDTYWLNIADEAPFGALIEHTNFIPPERYGGEHLLYVPKYVQSQEDEVWQMDDDEVREHWLSGIEDLFPEFDRSHVNWVETFRNPRTAPVYERGYLDMVIPYDLAADGHDGVYYAGMASRAQYPERSLNGGIVAGYECADRITNER; encoded by the coding sequence ATGATCGCAATCGTCGGTGGCGGCATCGCGGGACTCGCGGCCGCCCGCCGACTCCAGTCCCACGGCCACGAGGCGCGCGTCTTCGAGGCGGCCGACCAGGTGGGCGGTCTCGCGGCGACCCAGGAGACCGCCGGCGACCCCATCGAGAAGTTCTACCACCACCTCTCGGCATCCGAGGAGACCATCGTCGAAGTGCTCGAGGAGCTCGGCCTCGGCGACGACCTGCGGTGGCCCATCGGGAAGAACGCCTACTACGTCGACGGCACGGTCCACCCGATGGACAAGCCGTGGGAGATCCTCGCCTTCCCGCATTGGAGCCTCTACGACAAGTTCCGCCTGGGGATGCTCACGCTCGACGTGGACGTCCGGGGCGGGGTCCCGAAGTTCGACACGTACGAGCGACTGGAGGACTTCGAGGACGTCTCCGTGAGGGAGTTCTGCATCGAGCACACCACCCGGAACGTCTACGACACGTTCTTCGAACCGCTGCTGGAGGCGAAGTTCGGCGAGCGGATGGGGGACGTGAGCGCGGCGTGGCTGCTCGGACGCATCAAGTTCCGCGGCGAACGAGACCTGCTGCGGGGCGAACCGTTGGGCTACCTCGACGGCGGGTTCGGTCGCCTGCTCGACGCGCTCGTCGAGGACGTCGGCCGCGAGCACATCGAGACCGGGGCCAGAGTCACCGAGATCTGGAACGACGAGGACGGCGTCGAGTCCGTGACCGTCCAGCGTGACGGCGACGCGCCCAAGAGAGTCGACGCGGACGCCGTCGTCGTGGCCGCGATGCCGAACGTCCTGGAGTCGCTCACCGGCTACGAGTGCGACATCACGTTCCAGGGGACCGTCTGCTCGCTAGTGAGCATGGACCGACAGCTCACCGACACGTACTGGCTGAACATCGCGGACGAGGCCCCGTTCGGCGCGCTCATCGAGCACACGAACTTCATCCCGCCAGAGCGCTACGGCGGCGAACACCTGCTGTACGTCCCGAAGTACGTCCAGAGCCAGGAGGACGAGGTCTGGCAGATGGACGACGACGAAGTCAGAGAGCACTGGCTGTCGGGCATCGAGGACCTCTTCCCCGAGTTCGACCGCTCGCACGTGAACTGGGTGGAGACGTTCCGGAACCCCCGCACCGCACCCGTCTACGAACGCGGCTACCTCGACATGGTCATCCCCTACGACCTCGCCGCCGACGGCCACGACGGCGTCTACTACGCCGGGATGGCGTCCCGCGCGCAGTACCCCGAGCGGTCGCTGAACGGCGGCATCGTGGCGGGGTACGAATGTGCCGACCGCATTACCAACGAGCGGTAG
- a CDS encoding type 11 methyltransferase: MTESRANTGPSSGRRSHSLDDVRETYADQADQMDRFRWLNHLFTGRYRQRLFGRAQGRVLDVACGTGLNARYLPDATTYVGIDASPDMLTKARHRVGAWDRVEGLYEMDAQALEFPDDSFDTVVSSLSTCTFPDPVAALNEMARVCKPEGRVLLLEHGRSSVGPLARFQDWRADAHYEKHSCRWNQEPLALFEGTDLVVHHASTALLGVITAIEAAPSR, encoded by the coding sequence ATGACCGAATCGAGAGCGAACACCGGTCCGTCGAGCGGGCGCCGCTCGCACTCGCTGGACGACGTCCGGGAGACGTACGCCGACCAGGCAGACCAGATGGACAGATTCCGCTGGCTGAATCACCTCTTCACCGGACGGTACCGGCAACGGCTGTTCGGACGCGCACAGGGGCGCGTCCTCGACGTCGCCTGCGGGACGGGGTTGAACGCACGCTATCTCCCGGACGCCACCACCTACGTGGGCATCGACGCCAGCCCCGATATGCTCACGAAGGCCAGACACCGGGTCGGCGCCTGGGACCGCGTCGAGGGCCTCTACGAGATGGACGCTCAGGCCCTGGAGTTCCCCGACGACAGCTTCGACACCGTCGTCTCGTCGTTGTCGACGTGCACGTTCCCCGACCCGGTCGCCGCCCTGAACGAGATGGCCCGCGTCTGCAAGCCCGAGGGCCGCGTCCTTCTGCTCGAACACGGGCGGAGCTCCGTCGGCCCGCTCGCGCGGTTCCAGGACTGGCGGGCGGACGCCCACTACGAGAAACACAGCTGTCGGTGGAACCAGGAGCCGCTCGCGCTCTTCGAAGGAACCGACCTCGTGGTCCACCACGCATCGACGGCGCTGCTCGGTGTCATCACCGCCATCGAGGCCGCGCCGTCCCGGTGA
- a CDS encoding metallo-beta-lactamase: MTAELRPGVWWLPQRGVNAYLVEDGDALTLVDAGMPWQAENIRRGLEVAGYQPRDLDRVLITHYDLDHVGGLRSLLESAGDVDVYCGARDADILTGRRKPPLRNRKGLFHRLTGFLVPSIESPVHSVEDGDRIGGFEAIHTPGHTVGHTAYVHEGRDAALLGDLVRADDGALEPSPALLSVDTDDVDASIQRVLERVPDFRAACVGHGDPLRSGGRAALAAAVER; encoded by the coding sequence ATGACCGCGGAACTCCGGCCGGGCGTCTGGTGGCTCCCACAGCGCGGCGTCAATGCCTACCTCGTCGAGGACGGGGACGCGCTCACGCTCGTCGACGCGGGGATGCCGTGGCAGGCCGAAAACATCCGGCGGGGACTGGAGGTTGCGGGCTACCAGCCCCGGGACCTCGACCGCGTGCTGATCACGCATTACGACCTCGACCACGTCGGCGGCCTGCGCTCGCTTCTGGAGTCGGCCGGCGACGTGGACGTCTACTGCGGCGCCCGCGACGCGGACATCCTGACGGGACGCCGGAAACCGCCGCTACGCAACCGGAAGGGACTGTTCCACCGGCTCACCGGGTTCCTCGTGCCGTCGATAGAATCGCCGGTCCACAGCGTCGAGGACGGCGACCGCATCGGCGGCTTCGAGGCGATCCACACGCCCGGTCACACGGTCGGGCACACGGCCTACGTCCACGAGGGGCGCGACGCGGCGCTACTGGGTGACCTGGTTCGCGCGGACGACGGCGCCCTCGAACCGTCGCCGGCGCTGCTGTCCGTGGACACCGACGACGTCGACGCGAGCATCCAGCGGGTGCTCGAGCGCGTGCCCGACTTCCGGGCGGCCTGCGTCGGTCACGGCGACCCGCTCCGGTCCGGTGGGCGAGCGGCGCTCGCGGCGGCCGTGGAACGTTAG
- a CDS encoding heat-shock protein has translation MTRDQERPRENVSTNVGSAARSGQPPMEAPSMAGQRQPTGSQSSMPPAAQGGSGGVGSQPPAAIPMVDIVESDEDVVVYIDVPGFDEDQIDIHADANNLFITADRSEDPVFDADEGESALLTERPVRLERRISLPAHIDPEEASATQEDGVCEITVPKDEQERRHQIGFQ, from the coding sequence ATGACCAGAGACCAGGAGAGGCCGCGAGAGAACGTCTCCACGAACGTCGGTTCGGCCGCCAGGTCGGGCCAGCCGCCGATGGAGGCGCCGTCGATGGCGGGCCAGCGGCAGCCGACGGGTTCGCAGTCGTCGATGCCCCCAGCGGCACAGGGCGGTAGTGGGGGCGTCGGCTCGCAGCCGCCGGCCGCCATCCCGATGGTCGACATCGTCGAGTCCGACGAGGACGTCGTCGTCTACATCGACGTCCCGGGCTTCGACGAGGACCAGATCGACATCCACGCGGACGCGAACAACCTGTTCATCACCGCCGACCGGTCGGAGGACCCGGTCTTCGACGCGGACGAAGGCGAGAGCGCGCTGCTCACCGAACGACCCGTTCGCCTGGAACGCCGCATCTCGCTCCCGGCGCACATCGACCCCGAGGAGGCAAGCGCCACGCAGGAGGACGGTGTCTGCGAGATAACCGTCCCGAAGGACGAGCAGGAGCGCCGCCACCAGATCGGCTTCCAGTAA
- a CDS encoding NADH oxidase encodes MTESYVIIGDGIAGSSAAEALHEEAPDVDITVVTDEGETLYNRILIKEFAKGKLPEAPISIHEPDWYDERDIDLRLNTLVTGVDPEAHTIQTHEGEEISYDKLLVAAGGTPNQLPIENSDAEGVHHFWTFEDARRIREHAEAADTGVVVGAGLLGIDLAAICGGQDVDAKYLMRGNRWWRYALSEDGAEIIHEGLREKGVEPVFESGADSFEVDDDGEVVATIDGNGDRHESDFVGVAIGLDFNVEILQDTEATIDGGVHVDEFMRTELEDVYAAGDITQFFDTIMGQRAQNGSWGSAKQQGALAGKVMLADNGHDVDVEPFRWVSSYSITHFDFPFLSFGFPTMGDDDCERKYNDGEWRRLTFKDGKLIGGVLIGNLAPQSKYKQLIKKEAHVADQKDILLQDNFELDDLAIPQEQ; translated from the coding sequence ATGACCGAGTCGTACGTGATAATCGGTGACGGCATCGCGGGGAGTTCCGCCGCCGAGGCCCTCCACGAGGAAGCCCCCGACGTCGATATCACCGTCGTCACCGACGAGGGTGAGACCCTGTACAACCGGATCCTCATCAAGGAGTTCGCCAAGGGGAAACTCCCCGAGGCACCCATCAGCATCCACGAGCCCGACTGGTACGACGAGCGGGACATCGACCTCCGCCTCAACACGCTTGTCACGGGCGTCGACCCGGAGGCACACACCATCCAGACCCACGAGGGCGAGGAGATTTCCTACGACAAACTGCTGGTCGCTGCGGGCGGGACGCCGAACCAGCTCCCCATCGAGAACTCGGACGCCGAGGGCGTCCACCACTTCTGGACGTTCGAGGACGCGCGCCGCATCCGCGAGCACGCCGAGGCGGCCGACACCGGCGTCGTCGTGGGCGCGGGCCTGCTCGGCATCGACCTGGCGGCCATCTGCGGCGGCCAGGACGTCGACGCGAAGTACCTGATGCGCGGCAACCGCTGGTGGCGGTACGCGCTCAGTGAGGACGGTGCGGAAATCATCCACGAGGGGCTCCGCGAGAAGGGCGTCGAACCGGTGTTCGAGTCCGGCGCCGACAGCTTCGAGGTCGACGACGACGGCGAGGTCGTCGCCACCATCGACGGCAACGGCGACCGCCACGAGTCCGACTTCGTCGGCGTCGCCATCGGCCTCGACTTCAACGTCGAGATTCTCCAGGACACCGAGGCGACCATCGACGGCGGCGTCCACGTGGACGAGTTCATGCGGACCGAGCTCGAGGACGTCTACGCGGCGGGCGACATCACCCAGTTCTTCGACACCATCATGGGCCAGCGCGCCCAGAACGGGTCGTGGGGCTCCGCGAAACAGCAGGGCGCGCTCGCGGGGAAAGTGATGCTCGCGGACAACGGCCACGACGTCGACGTCGAGCCGTTCCGCTGGGTCTCCTCGTACTCCATCACGCACTTCGACTTCCCGTTCCTCTCCTTCGGCTTCCCGACGATGGGCGACGACGACTGCGAGCGAAAGTACAACGACGGCGAGTGGCGCCGCCTCACGTTCAAGGATGGCAAGCTCATCGGGGGCGTGCTCATCGGCAACCTCGCGCCGCAGTCGAAGTACAAACAGCTCATCAAGAAGGAGGCCCACGTCGCCGACCAGAAGGACATCCTCCTCCAGGACAACTTCGAACTGGACGACCTCGCAATCCCGCAGGAGCAGTAA
- a CDS encoding ABC transporter: protein MSVIEIEGLTKRYGDLVAVDDLSLDVAEGEVFGFLGPNGAGKTTTIRTLLGMQSPTAGRVSVLGADTTVESERLDALARTGYLPAHPSFDGQATGREVLDLHKSLKGGSRRDTMLDLFDPPLDRRIRAYSTGNVQKLGIVQAFMHDPDVVVMDEPTSGLDPLLQERFNEFLRDERERGVTVLFSSHVLSEVRRVCDRVAIIREGRLVAIEDVEALLDRSGKLVRATVIGDLPADAFDLPGVADLSRRNVDGATQVSFTFSGDVDALVDELDRYSLRELDVEEAPLEDVFLQFYGGEASA, encoded by the coding sequence ATGAGCGTCATCGAAATCGAGGGCCTCACGAAGCGCTACGGCGACCTCGTGGCCGTCGACGACCTCTCCCTGGACGTGGCGGAGGGCGAGGTGTTCGGGTTCCTCGGCCCCAACGGCGCCGGGAAGACGACGACCATCCGGACGCTGCTGGGGATGCAGTCGCCGACGGCGGGCCGCGTCTCCGTGCTCGGCGCCGACACCACCGTCGAGAGCGAGCGCCTCGACGCGCTCGCGCGGACCGGCTACCTGCCCGCCCACCCGAGCTTCGACGGGCAGGCTACGGGTCGGGAGGTGCTCGACCTCCACAAGTCGCTGAAGGGCGGCAGCCGTCGGGACACCATGCTCGACCTGTTCGACCCGCCGCTCGACCGCCGCATCCGGGCGTACTCCACCGGGAACGTCCAGAAACTCGGTATCGTGCAGGCGTTCATGCACGACCCGGACGTCGTCGTGATGGACGAACCCACCTCGGGGCTCGACCCGCTGCTCCAGGAGCGGTTCAACGAGTTCCTCCGGGACGAACGCGAGCGCGGCGTCACGGTGCTGTTCTCCAGTCACGTGCTCAGCGAGGTGCGCCGCGTCTGCGACCGCGTCGCCATCATCCGCGAGGGGCGACTCGTCGCCATCGAGGACGTCGAGGCGCTGCTCGACCGCAGCGGGAAACTCGTCCGCGCCACGGTCATTGGCGACCTGCCCGCGGACGCCTTCGACCTGCCGGGCGTCGCGGACCTCAGCCGCCGGAACGTGGACGGCGCGACCCAGGTGTCGTTCACGTTCTCGGGCGACGTGGACGCGCTCGTCGACGAACTCGACCGCTACTCGCTGCGGGAACTCGACGTCGAGGAGGCGCCCCTCGAGGACGTCTTCCTCCAGTTCTACGGGGGTGAGGCGAGTGCTTGA